Part of the Neosynechococcus sphagnicola sy1 genome is shown below.
CTTTCCCAAAGACGGGGCGAAAATCCTGGGGATCGGCTTTCATGGCCTGATCGAAGGTGGCGATCGCCTCACCATAGCGTTCCAGTTTGGTATAGACCTCTCCTAGAAGCACTTGTACCGAGACGACATTGATCCCGTTAGGCTGTACCTGATTCGCCTGGGAGGCTGCTTTCAGCGTGTCTTGCAAGAGACCAATGGCAGCCTCTGGGCGGTTTTGACGCATCAAGAGATCTACTAACCCGTTTAAGGCATAGAGATCCCCTGGTTTGGCCTGCAAAACGTCCCGGTAGGTCTGGGCTGCTCCTTCGCGATCGCCCAAATAAGCTTTGGTTTGGGCCAGGAGCACCGCATAGCTGGTCTGTTCAGGTCTGAGTTTGGCCAGCTTTTCCAAGGGATCGATCAGATCCTTGGGGTCACCCTGCTTAAACTCATTCAGCAGTCTCAGCCGTGTTTCTAACAACCCTTGGAGCGCCGTCAAATTGTCCGGTTCTCGCTGTAAGACCAGGGTGTAGCCGCGTTCCTGTGCTTCTAGATCCGCCTTACGAGAAGTAGGAGCTGTGGCTGCTGCTGAGGGGCTGCTAGCGGATTGGCTGGCTTGAAACGTGCTACTAAGGAGAGGGATCATCGAAAAACCGACAAACCCTAAAACTGACAGAACCAGGGCGATGTTGATTAACCAACGACGCTTCTCAAACACATCTTGGCCTTGAACTCTATCTGCCATTATCAGCGGAAATGGCTTGTTTCCGGTGTCGACCTAGAGGGCTGATTCCGGGAAGGGCTGAAGCCCATCCAGATCCTGCGGTTGTCGAGAGGTTCTCAGTATGATGGTATGAGGCAGCAATACGGATGCGGCAGCGTTATCGCAAGGTCACATTGGTAAAATAAGCTGACTGCTATGATCTAAGCTTCCAATCTGGAACTATCGAAGCGTATGAGTCCCTCGCGTAAGCGGCTCTCTCAGCCCTCCTCCCTCCCCCCATCCTCTGAACAGCAACCCCAGCTTGAGGCTGAGGTAACAACTTCTCCCGCAGCCACGGTACCCCCAGAATCTGTAGCGGCAGCATCTAACCGGCAACCCATGACGACTGCTGCGTCGGAGTCCGCCGTCCCCTCCCCCCTTGACGCTGGATGACCCCCCCCCGGATGATCTATCCGCTTCTGTCTTTCGCCATCAACCAATTCCACCCCCGAGTGAGCCGATGCAATATCGAGCCATTGGGTTGGTTCGAGGGAAGTATGTATCGTCAGACGAACAATTTACCCGCGGTACCTTGATAACGATGGAGGGAACTCAGCTGAATGCGGTTTTGTTGGGGCGGGTCATGAGTCTGGTGAAAAATCATCTCCAGCTCGATCGCGAGTATCTGTGGGTGGTCTATCCCCGAGTTACCCAGGGCCGTTTGGATCAGAGCCTCCACGTGCAAATTGTTGGCGTTTGGGAGCCAGAAATTTTAAATCGCATGGAGATCGGAGCCGACCCAGCAACCTCACCCTCCGTTGTTGACAGTATCCCAGAACCATCTGATGGTTACTTTTCCATCCGCGGTGAAGTTGTCTTTGTAGTACCAGAAACGGAGAATGTGATTGTCAAAATTCAGCAGAGCCCTCGCAAGAAGGGGGAACCGGAGAAAGCATTTAAGTTGAAATTGCAAGGGAATCTCCCACCCAGAGCCCTGGGGTATTTCTGGGATTTAGAGGTGCAGCGACAGGGACATACCCTCCTGATTCAACACGCTACTTCGATCGCGATTGTACCGCCGCGCAAACGGGTCAATCGTCCCAAGGGGGACTCAGGGGTTCCTAGTAAGCCGAGAGTCAACTTTCGCCCTGTGCGGCGCACCGTCAGTACCGCAGTAGCTCCCCCCCGTCGGGAAGCCATTCCCAAACCCATTAAGCGCAATCAGTCAGGAGAGGATAGCCCCTCACAAAATCCTCTTTAGAAGCTCGAAGCCCACTGGTGCCTTGGCCGCTTAAACTTGTCCTGAAGAAGACACTGTTAGGGTGCCCGTCATGCCTGCTGCCGCATGGCCGGGAACTGAGCAGTACAGCTCATAGGTTCCTGATTTGATCGGCACAAAAAACCAGGCAGCGGTGGCAGCAGGCTTCAGTTCGACTTCGTGGATAGCTCCTTTAATTTCAACATTCCCTGCCTCAACTTTCTGATTCCAGATGCTGTCAGCAAAGTCTTTAGCTGTGAAGTAATGCTTTTGGGAACTAGGATTAGTGAGCAGAAGCTTGTAGCGTTTGCCAGCGGTAAATGTGAGCTGACTGGGAAAAAACCGGAATTCATTGGCGGAATTTCCCAAGCGAATTGCCACCTCCGTAAACGGTTGTTGCGCCAGATCGGTGGTTTCTTGGGGGGAGGCAGCAAAGGCCACGGGGGTTGAGATCAGGCAAAACCAGAGGATGATGCCGATGACCAGCCAGGACAGACGGCGAATCCAGCGGCGGGAGAACAATAAAACGGTGAAGGATAACATACACAAGTCCTCCAAGGGATGAATGACCACCCTACTAACGTGAAGGTGAAGGCTAGGGATTGCGAGGACCAGCCGTGACAACCACCAATTGATCGGGGTGTAGTAAGTCTCTGGCGGCTTGATAGATGTCGGCCAAGGTTACGGCCTGGACTTGTTGAGGAAACTGCTGAATTTCTGTCAGCGGCAATCCGTAAACCTGATTCATGAGCAGGGTGTGGGTGAGGGAATCCGGATTTGCCAATTCTACTGGATAGCTGCGGCAGATCGAGCGCTGAGCGGTTTGCAGTTCGGTGGGGGTGACACCGCGATGGCGGAGGTCTTGCAGCAGGGTAATGGTTGCGGCGATCGCCGCTGAGGTATGTTCGGGGGCTGTCTGCATCTCTACCACAAAAGGCCCCGCTTGGATACCGGGTTGGAAATAGCTATAAATCCCATAGGTTAAGCCCTGGCGATCGCGCACCTCTGTCCCCAGACGACTGGCGAGGGTATCCCCCCCCGAGGATCTGATTCAGCACCAGCGCGGCATAAAAGTGGGGATCTTGGCGGTCGATGCCTGGATGTCCCAGGTAGGTGAAGGCTTGGGCTTTGCCGGCAAGGGCTTGATCCAAGGTGGTGGTGTGCGGCGGCAAGGTCACCCTTGGATAGGTCAGCGATGGTTGACGAGGACTGGTTGGCCAGGGGTCAAATTCCTCAGCTAGGTGCGATCCCAGGCTGGTAATCTCAAAATCTCCCACGAGGCAAAGAACGACCGTATCGGGACGATAGTGGCGCTGGTGAAAATTGACTAAATCGGATCGAGTGATGGCTCGGAGACTGTTTGATGTAGGGAACTGATGCCACGGGTGACCCATGGGATAAACCCCTTGCTGAAATAACCGCCGTGCGAGTTGAGCCGGATCATCCAGAGCCATCTTCAGACTGGTCAAGGCTTGTTGGCGGCTCAGTTCTAGTTCGGTGACGGGGAAACTGGGCTGTCGTAGCACTGCTGCTAAGACGGCCACAAGGATCGGCAGATCCGTATTCAGGGCATTCCCCGTGATGACCACCCCTTCCCGATAGGTGTTGAACTCCAGACTGGTGCCTCGATCTGCCAGTATTTGATCGAGGGTCAGCGCATCTTTGTCGGGGGTGCCATTGAGGAGATTCTCGGCGGTTAGCTGGGCGAGTCCAGCCTTCGCCATTGGGTCAAACTCGCTGCCGGCCCGAATGAAGCCACTCAAGGTGACGGTGGGAGTGCTGGCATCACGCAGCATTAGGATCTGTAACCCATTGGTTAGGGTCAAGATCGTGGGTAATGGCTGGGGTAGCTCTGGGGTGATGTCTATCAAGGTGGGTAAATATTGAGATACCGCCGCCGCATCCACAGGGGCACCGACACTAAAGTTCTCTTGGGTTTGGGTTCGGTTGCTGAGGTTGATCTCGGGGTCACCATTGGGGTGAGTGGGTTCAAAGTAGCCCAGGGTTCGGCGCTGGGGATGGAGGTAGATTTTGGCCACCCGCTGGACATCGTCTGCACTGACTTGAGCAATGGCTTGCAGGTAGCGATCGCTAAAGCGGTAATCTCCTGCGGTGGTTTGGTCATTGCCCAACTGCATGGCCTGACTGGTGATATCCCGGTTCCAAAGCACCATCGCCGCTTTTAATTGCCGTTGCGCCCGTTGCACTTCTGTGGGTGTCACCCCATGGTTTTGTACCTTGGCCAGGGATTGCTGGAGCACCTGATCGAGGCGAGCGAGGGAATGCCCCGGTGCCGCGATCGCCGTGAACTGGTACCAGCCCACCCCCGCTAAATTGGCCGGATAGCTGCTAATCTGACTAGCCAGACCCGATTCCACCAATGACTGTTCCAGGCGAGAGTTCCGACCTTCCGTCAAAATTAAATCTAAAATATGGAGGGCAGGGATATCTGGATGGTGGATATTGGGCAAGGGATAAACAACTTCTAGGAGAGCGGCACTGCCCGGTTCTTGTAGATGAATCGCTGACGGCGGCTGGGTTGGAACGGTGGCGGGGCTGGGAGTTGTAACCTGTGGCTGAGGCAGATTGGGGATGGAGCCAAAAATCTCCGTCACCGCTTTCAGGGTGGGGGCGTTGGCGAAATCCCCCACAATCACCAGGACAGCATTCTCCGGTCGGTAGTGAGTACGGTAATATGCCTCCACCTGCGCCACGGTAAAACCCTCCACGTCTGACTGGGTTCCCCCCACAGGCAACCCGTAGGTCAGTTCCGGAAACACAGCCGCCATGACCTTGCGATCCAAGCGATAGGCCGGATCATTTTCGTAGCCTTGTAACTCTGAAATCACCACTCGCTGCTCACTGGCCAGTCGTTCCGAGTCAATCAAGGTATGTTGCATCCGATCTGCCTCCAACACTAGTAGGGTTCGGAGCTGGGTGCGTTCAACGGTGCCAAAATAGGCGGTTTGATCGTAACTAGTAAAGGCATTGGAATCACTGCCCAGGGCACTAAACAGTCGCCCAAACTGAATCGGCCGATTGCGGGTACCTTTAAATAACAAATGCTCCAATTGGTGGGAGATGCCATTCCAGCCGCGGGGTTCATGCTGGGACCCTACTTGATACCAAACCTGTACCGTGAC
Proteins encoded:
- a CDS encoding tetratricopeptide repeat protein, yielding MADRVQGQDVFEKRRWLINIALVLSVLGFVGFSMIPLLSSTFQASQSASSPSAAATAPTSRKADLEAQERGYTLVLQREPDNLTALQGLLETRLRLLNEFKQGDPKDLIDPLEKLAKLRPEQTSYAVLLAQTKAYLGDREGAAQTYRDVLQAKPGDLYALNGLVDLLMRQNRPEAAIGLLQDTLKAASQANQVQPNGINVVSVQVLLGEVYTKLERYGEAIATFDQAMKADPQDFRPVFGKARTLKDQGKVTEATQLFNTAFNLAPANYKDQIRAQISLLSTPASVTPDPIIGPSTTPVPQTPPSSSP
- a CDS encoding plastocyanin/azurin family copper-binding protein; translated protein: MLSFTVLLFSRRWIRRLSWLVIGIILWFCLISTPVAFAASPQETTDLAQQPFTEVAIRLGNSANEFRFFPSQLTFTAGKRYKLLLTNPSSQKHYFTAKDFADSIWNQKVEAGNVEIKGAIHEVELKPAATAAWFFVPIKSGTYELYCSVPGHAAAGMTGTLTVSSSGQV
- a CDS encoding M16 family metallopeptidase, yielding MRDRQGLTYGIYSYFQPGIQAGPFVVEMQTAPEHTSAAIAATITLLQDLRHRGVTPTELQTAQRSICRSYPVELANPDSLTHTLLMNQVYGLPLTEIQQFPQQVQAVTLADIYQAARDLLHPDQLVVVTAGPRNP
- a CDS encoding insulinase family protein; translation: MHHSPISIRQLSYSYGDGTPALQEINLAIKAGERVALVGANGSGKSTLLLHLNGIILPQQGEIVVGDWEIVPQHLRVIRNFVGLVFQNPDDQIFMPTVWEDITFGLLNQGLQGKTLKERALQAMVAVGLNPDTYGPRLANHLSGGEKKRVAIAGVLAMQPQILVLDEPSAQLDPRSRRQLIQLLQNLPLTLLVATHDLDLALELCDRTIVLSEGQVVYDGLTTAVMGEATFLAQHSLETPLSYSRPYCQLDHAPVPPRVLIPIPQESELRQAMNRRHWMVWLSLGCWLCLGALILYGWLSIPVWSFLMQSPPFPSLTQGVQHSRLPNGLTVLTKEVHTAPVVTVQVWYQVGSQHEPRGWNGISHQLEHLLFKGTRNRPIQFGRLFSALGSDSNAFTSYDQTAYFGTVERTQLRTLLVLEADRMQHTLIDSERLASEQRVVISELQGYENDPAYRLDRKVMAAVFPELTYGLPVGGTQSDVEGFTVAQVEAYYRTHYRPENAVLVIVGDFANAPTLKAVTEIFGSIPNLPQPQVTTPSPATVPTQPPSAIHLQEPGSAALLEVVYPLPNIHHPDIPALHILDLILTEGRNSRLEQSLVESGLASQISSYPANLAGVGWYQFTAIAAPGHSLARLDQVLQQSLAKVQNHGVTPTEVQRAQRQLKAAMVLWNRDITSQAMQLGNDQTTAGDYRFSDRYLQAIAQVSADDVQRVAKIYLHPQRRTLGYFEPTHPNGDPEINLSNRTQTQENFSVGAPVDAAAVSQYLPTLIDITPELPQPLPTILTLTNGLQILMLRDASTPTVTLSGFIRAGSEFDPMAKAGLAQLTAENLLNGTPDKDALTLDQILADRGTSLEFNTYREGVVITGNALNTDLPILVAVLAAVLRQPSFPVTELELSRQQALTSLKMALDDPAQLARRLFQQGVYPMGHPWHQFPTSNSLRAITRSDLVNFHQRHYRPDTVVLCLVGDFEITSLGSHLAEEFDPWPTSPRQPSLTYPRVTLPPHTTTLDQALAGKAQAFTYLGHPGIDRQDPHFYAALVLNQILGGGYPRQSSGDRGARSPGLNLWDL